The genomic window ACATTGTTGCTGTGCAAAATCATCTTTCTACACCTTTGTAAGCAatacattttcaaaaatacTATACTCATATTGCTATCAAAGTTTTTGTTATGGGTTATTTTATCAAGTTAGATTTTCTCCATATCTCTTAGTCACATTTTTCaatgatcaattttattttgatatatcaaacgacaattttattttaaattaacacTTGTCTTAATTTATGATCTcgtgataaatattttaaaaagttcaTGATCACAttgttgataaatatttttaaaatacaagtCATGTTATGtgcttaatgaaaaattatccttaatgatcaatgaataatttttggagTTAGTCTCTTAATTATCCTTCATGATAGACCAAAACTTttagaacaagaaaaatgacataaaactcATAATTTTGATAAACCATTATATGTCACATTTGTTCTTACATAAGTCCGGCTTATAGTATACTTTTTTATGAAAACACATTTTTTCTATAAGTCTTTTATATGTGCACCGCTCTTAATATAAAACTTTGGATGAATCCAATTTTGTTGCACATCTTGATTAGCCTATAGTTTGCTTAATTGATGATTAAGTAGAACTTTTTGAACATGGCTTCtcaaaaattgagattttgttaTGACTTATGTAAAAGATCCTCCTTCAAAGGTTTTAAATgaatatccattttttgttggatttattaTTTGAAGGATTTTTAACAAGAGAACATATGATTGGTCTTCATGAGAATAATTTGTGTGTCTACTCtccataaaattagaatttggtCTAAGAATAATAGTTCTTGCACATTATGTTCATAAACTCATATTTGACTTTTTTCTAAACTTATGTGTTTTGATCAGATGTTTTAACATAAAATCCTCTTGAATTTTTTGCTATAAAAAGGAAACATCTTCATCATAGAAATATTTGGAAAAGAGAGAAATCTATTTTTGACATGTTGTCAATTTACTCTGATTTCAAAGTTTTTTCGTTTGCGCCATTTTCTCTGTAATTTCAAAGTTTTTGGACAATTTTAAActatattttattgttaaaatgACCACAACATAGTCTTGTCCATCATTTTTTTTGGAATGatcatgttttaaaaaaaaaaaaaagttacctctacccaaattattttgaaacttttagaGAATATTCATCTCATAAGATTTAGGGggagtttttctaaattttgagaaattttgtttctttagaaCTTGCAATATCTTTGAGGTCAAAATCCTTTTTTTAAATTGAGAATGTATaacattatcttttaaaatcaaatatgttaACATGTGATTTAACCATTATTCATGTTGTGATTGcaatatttgattaaaatgaTTATTGATGATCATACATGCTATGTGCTTTAATGTTTAAATGCAAACTTGATAAGTTTGATATATGAATGAACTTCTCAACTTCATGCTCTATGTATGCAATGTTTCTTAATTTGAATCCTATCATTGCACTTCATATTTAAAATTACCCCCAATACTTTTTGAtagatgacaaaagggggagagatATATATGATGGGAGAGAAATGTTAGATGAAACAAATTAATGAAGAATGTTATGAATTAACCTCTTGCATGTATTTAGGGGGAGTTTAATTAGAATGATAAGAATTAAACCCTTGCATGTGTTTAGGGGGAGCTTAATTGCATATCTACGAACATTCTTGCATTTGTTATTATTTCCATCCATAAAACATAAGATTTATTCAAaaggtttgtcatcatcaaaaagggggagattgttgaggcaaaatccattttagtgttttaatgacaacaaaccttatggaataaatgttaagttttatgaatggtgatctactgatgtttgcacttgagtttttgttgaaagataggtaatgacaaaagtggacaatcgagaagccactcacatcaacaagtgcattttatatactcaaGCAATGAAAGAATCAGAGTAGCATCAGATGATCATAACAATAgcatcacaagcttcatgaagatttttaaaggatgttgtttgaatcataagaagtttcatttgaagattcaaacaagaaagcaagtttcatggttaatagtcttcctcatcaccacaaggttcacaatgagcttaaagattcaaggaagaatatgaagatcatagttgatggaaatacttgcatcacaagctacacaagaacatatttgatgttatcatgtcaaaactcacattgagttttgttacatgctttgaggatttactactacaattaacatcaatgcaaatgatgcatatgttgaagatcttcaaaacctactcaaagtttcatcttagcttctcaagacaagaatgatctaagaatgattttccatgaatttacaaaggagtttatgcaccacaaggcataaaagtttcaatcattgtctaagctagaaaatgataatcctcatgatgagtactcccacgcctccactaaaagcatctcaaagtactcaatgaacaagcaacaatgtgtgcaaaacattaagaggaattgtggaaagttttgCAACAACATGAAGATCCCTCCTTAAGGAAATCTTGAGATACTGTTTCAAGAATgatctgagaacattcttaacagacagactgcacttttgaatataagcacattttggattaagtgctttctgattttataagtcaactttggacaaaacaaataagcactttacaaagGAAATATGGATCAAATCTCTACAGAAGATAATATCTTTTTGGATCAACACTTTTGATGGAAAATAAGCATATACCTTTCCTAGTCATAATTCATGCAATGAATTATAAGTTTGATCTTTTATgatcttttatggtattgatcatcCAATGAAAATACCTGATCATATATCATAGGCCAATCAGATTGCAACAACACATTATGAACTATGAGTTGTGATGTACTTGCAAAATGACTATGTTGGAACATTCTTCAATGGTGTTGTCATACAAGTACATTTTTGTCTCACATGCCTTTGTACTAATCCAGCTGGTTTATTCCCAAGCTAAGGCTATCTCTGAGTTGTCCTTGAGCCTACTGAACAGCTGCATATCACAAAGGAAATAGAGATGAAGCTTCATCACACTTGCTGATGCAGTCAAGACTGGTTCAAGACTGATTCAAGACTGATTCAAGAatgatcctgcacacagtttttcaaaaccatttccaactgtcatgagtccttttactgaggttccaaacggctatatctgacctctgacattggaaggaagcaggaaacaactcatttgtacttGCCAACAGCTCACACTTCTTTGGCTCTTATGGATCAAAGCAAAATTCAGttcaagactgtttcaagaatgAGCAGAGAATCTGGCAATTTTGCAGCAGCTGTCTAAAGCATCTTTGGCACTGAGTAACAGCTATAATTTgctctctaactgatatacttgaaggccaagacTCACACATAAGGttgcatctataaaaggcaagcaaatccaagagaaagagcaagagttcaagctacaaatcatcaattacttgtttttgtctacaagtcctaaaactcttctttcatcactcaaactcaggctcttcattcacatcatacttctgagtttattgagtgtttctatttgcttctcaaacaacctttgagtttctacaagcaaatttctcaagagaccacttttcaacataacccacttttaagtggttatatctttgtctctcaattttaccactcacactccagctctctatcaacctattggatcacaatattactgagtgtattgagtgtattttgtataagcttctcaaactagttttgagtttttgtataagcttagatccagaacaacttccctttgtaaaaagaagattggctcaagtcaatacgtaactattgattgagtgacacctctgtAAGGCTGAGGTAGATCAAGCTTGTAGGGATTGGAGGTTTCTGATCGtggtttagatcaaagaagatttgtatttgagatcggtagtatctcgagatcatagtggaaaactcacaggcgtggggactggactagcccaggatttgggtgaaccagtataatttttgtgtgtgaatctctcttacctttaactatttatttactgcaaacacacatcacacaaaccacttaatctacattcactttgaattctcacgcagcagagaacattctcagaacaagctcacgcagcagagaacattctcagaacaagctgttttatattccactaacatttatccaagtatacacttgagattaattttgtagagtgcaggattaattttaaaagggtcacaattcaaacccccctttcttgtgactatttcttccacttcaactaGATCTCTGAAAAacgaaaggttaaaaaaaaatcttcccaAGCCAAGTTagatatttgtttttgttttgataaagtAGATATTTGTGTTTTCCCATTGTTAAAAATTCATTTAACACATAAAATGTCAAGTTTATATGCACtgttagtgtaaaattattttatacatgcgttcaataatataccaacacatcatttatggtatttaaaaacacatgatatgtcacgttcattaaatgatgtgacaacacaCTTTACATTGACagtgcacaataattaaactctTAAACTTTTACCcaaatttttgtcaaatattCTAGTGGTTGATCTCacacacattaaaaaaaaatattgagcaacgttaaaaaaaaaaaaagtattgagcAGTGGAAAATCCGAAATCTTAACGTCAATCTTTTCAATAATATTGATGATAATATTACCAACTGAGTTatattgatttgatattttaatggACATTATATAGTGAAAATCTTTATAGAAGCAAAATAAATTTGGTTTATGATATTCTTCCcttaaaattaaactaaaaaaaaaaaaaaagtttggttTCTTTCAATGATATGCTGAACCTTTACATTTGGCAATTGTTCGTTATATATATACCTTTACATTTGTGATCTATATACTCTACCAAAATAGCAACAGTTGGAGGAATCTATGTCACTATTTGTAATTACTAATTACCCTTCACGGTTTCGATGATAATAGTATATTGGTATTTGGTAATTGAGATAATATAAGCGTTACTCTAATTCTTAttataagtaattaatttttctattaaatGGACTCGAATGTCATCCTAAACACATTTGGTGAGTATGTCTAAACACATTTATATACTCAACTGTTTGAGAATTTGGACAATATAAGATTTTCAACAAATTACAAACAATTTCAATATTCACCCTCACACACTATTAAATAATATCGCTTTCCGTAACATTTTTCTAGCAACACATGAAAAACAAGTTACTCTAATTCTTATGaaataattccataaaaaaaattcttatgaAATAACACGCATTTAGTAACGCTTTCTCttaaaatttgagatatttttaATTGCATCTTTTATCACTCAACAGTGTCACCTCTTCAGAAAATTATTTAGTCAggatctttaatttttttctctctccgcAATTAGCAATGAGATCGCTACTGCGATGAAGATTCTTCACATTCAAACCCTAGCGTGGGCCTGAGTCCAATTCCCACATTGTAATTATTAACCTAGCTCTATTAACATGATAAATGATGGGTTAaatgtttggatctcatcctCGGAGAATAAAGATGctcaaacacattttttttttggtacatgatgCTCAAACACATTTAAATACTCAATAACTCAAAAATCTAAGCAATATAagacttcaaaaaaaaaaacttcagcGCTTCGCAACAAGTTTACATTACTTCACCATGTTCCATACAGTAAAAAGAACCAGCTGTAACACAGGGCTCAAAAAAACTAAACACAACTAACTTATAACTACCTTAAATAATATTCAACTAAttctaattaaatataaaaaatacctAACAtatgaaaaacaataaatatgcTACAAATTGCTAAGTAGTAAAAGATTGTAACATATGGCCAATTGGTCGGATCATATTGGTCTCTGTGGAGCCAAATAATGTGTACAATATATTCAGATCCATAGGAATGGTCAATTTTGATATCATAGTCCTTCAATGTGAGgatataaattcatatatatttttttgtggaCCCTTTAAGGTACATATTTATTGATGAAAATGAGGTAGCACTAGGACACACATACACAGAATTGGTACAATATATGCGCACTAAAACAATTGAAAGTTAAGGAGGTACAATATTATTTGCTGGCGTAAGTGATTGATGATCAAACAGGGACCATCAAGatcttgaaaatcaattttgatttttgaaacaTCTAATTAATTAACACCTTTAGATTTCATCAATCTAATTCTAATAAACTTCAATGTGCTAATTTGATTATAAGTGGCTGACGTGGATTAgagttagattagtggttgcacaactatctaggaattatatatatagatagatgtttatacatttaaaaaacttatttatacatcatatttgaagttactttgttattttcttcattaacattgattaataatgtctttaactcattcttcaaaataactatggaaatgacaacatataattgaccatggaaaacaatcgatgttgaaacataagtttttatttatattataaatctcattggaggattatGAGTTgaataaactactttattatctcttaccaaaaaactactaTATTATCGAATttaacatttatattaatttgaaacttattggagcaaagataaaccaattaactcatactcaaatatcgaatatgataaaaatcatacagggcataacaatcattagtaaattttattttatctatatttttttactaacattagaaagtagtcctaaCAATCGACcgactccttatatttacaaagattggacaaaagattattagcaaaaacattaatttttttgaaaaaaaacaataaaatacacaaaataataaaatgaaaaaaaatttaaaatgaataataacccaaaacaacaacaacaataataataataattacgattagtaccccacattaaatggatataagtggatgatgtggctaaatgaaatgttttcattggtttgttgattagggtttagataaccaattccacaactatctaggatttatatatatagataatgtTTGAGGACTAAGGTGTTATAATAACATTGTGAAAATATTTCTATAGTtctggaaaaataaaataaaactttggTGTAAGTGTGTTATACAGCACAATCAAGATGCAGTTACTTGTCATCTTCTCGAGTTAAGGTACATATTATATATGTCTCATTTTGATTGTGATGCATCATTGCATAATTGATACCACTTTTGAAGATatgtggtttattttttttccttctgcATGTTCATATACAAACCTTATATTTAGCCAAAATTAATGGAAAGTGAAAGTTCATCATGGTCCCCTAAATCGTTGTTCATGCTACTTTaacatttatgttttttaatactgagaaaaaataatttattagtaATAAGATGAGTACTGTTTTCTAATAACAAGTTGTTATAATGGTTgtcttcaaaaaagaaaaaaaaattgtccatAATATGGATTATAGTTGTCTTAGGGACTCTGAAAGGAAATCGGTGTATTTTgccgattaaaaaaaaacatatataagcaaaatttaaaagtatTACCCCAACATAGGTGAAGTTTAAATGCTGGACTTGTCCATGATATGGATTATAGTTGTCTTAGGGACTCTGAAAGGGCCGGTTTTGGCGATTTGATTAAGAAAGGGGATGGTAATTAGATTATTGGCTTTAGATCATTTTTGGGTGTTACGATATGTTATGATTCTctcattataataatttatattgtaattaAGTTAGGATCATTAGTCTTtatgtatatttattttctttgtttctttgtctCTAATCCTATAATATAAATAGGAGTTTTTACTTGTACTTGAAACACACAATGAATATACAAACATTTTATATATCTTCCTGAGTTTctacatggtatcagagcttagGTTTCTTTTTGGCTCACCCCTTTTATTATTTCCAGagtattccatttttttttccgCCGTTGCTACACCTACACGGGCTACACTCATATTTGCTTAAGTGTTGTTTTTGTTATATAATGGAGAGATACTGTGGTTGTTGCCGTAATTatggacattcattttttgattGTCCTATGGTTGAATGTCATAACTGCATGAAAAAAGGTCATATGGCTTCAAATTGTTGTCGATATTGCAAGACAGCCGGACACTTGATTCAAAATTGTCCCACTCGTCCTCCACGATCTAATCAGAATAAAAATCAACATCGTCACAACTCTTCCAGGTCTGTAATTACAACTGATGCTGCTGCCAATGGATTTCTAGAATCTTCTCAATCTGCTTTGTCTATCACAAATATTCAGTCTCTTCTTAGACAACTTCTTCCTTCCGGTAATACTCCCGCCGCTCTTTCCACCACACCAGGTAATTCCAAATGGTATTTTGATTCTGCCTGTTGTAACCACATGACATCTGCATCTCATTTATTTGATTCCTTATCTAAAAATGACATTTCCCGTTCTATTCACACTGCTGATGGATCCCTTATGCATGTAAGCCACACAGGTTCTATATCCCTATCTAATCTAAGCTTACCTAATACATACCTTATTCCTAAACtaaattttaatcttatatCTATTGGTCAATTATGTGATCTTGGTTATGATATTACCTTCTCTTCCTCTGGATGTCGTGTGCAGGATCCACGGACTGGACAACTCATAGGGACTGGACGTAAGATCGGAAGGTTATATGAGCTCATTGAACTACATGTTCCTCTAGAGTCTAGCATTTGTGCGGCTTCCACAGACTCTTCCATTCAACTTTGGAATCGTCGTCTTGCCCATAGTTCTATTGGTAAATTGCGTCCTCTAGTGTCTCAAGGTTATTTAGGATCTGTCATTAATGAGTCTTTTGATTGTTCTGCTTGTCAAACTGCTAAACAACCAGCCTTATCTTTTAATAAAAGTACTTCGATTTCAGCTTCAACATTTGATCTCGTGCACTCTGATATTTGGGGTCCTGCTCCCACACCTACTATGGGAGGTTCCCggtattttgttatatttattgatgattattcTCGTTTTACATGGATATATATGATGAAAAATAGGCATGAACTTTCTCAAATTTACATCAATTTTGCCAAAatgattcaaacacaattttcaaAAGTCATTAAAGTTTTTCGACGAGATAATGCCATGGAATATCGTGATTCTAAACTCTTGTCTTTTCTTCACGAGCAGGGAACCTTGTCTGAATTTTCATGTCCATATACATCTCAACAAAATGGTCGTGCTGAGAGAAAGCATCGTCACATTCTTGACTCAGTTCGTGCTATGCTTATCTCAGCCTCTTGTCCAGAACGCGCTTGGGGTGAAGCTGCTCTTACAGCTGTCCATATAATAAATCGTCTCCCTTCCTCTGTCATTGGCAATGTCTCTCCTTTTGAGCGTCTTTATCTCACTACACCAGATTATAAATCACTAAAGGTGTTTGGTTGTGCTTGTTTTGTCCTCCTTCAGCCCCATGAATATACTAAACTTGAGCCTCGTGCTCGTCTATGTTGTTTTCTTGGTTATGGGACTGAACACAAAGGTTATCGATGTTGAGACCCAATCTCCCAACGCATTCGTACCTCTCGTCATGTTGTCTTTTGGGAACATATAATGTTCTCTTCCTTGTCAAAGTTTAAGTCAATCCCTTCTACTTCAACTCCTCTCTTTACTAACCCCGATGTCGATTATTTTCCTAGTGACACAATTGCAGGTTCTGAGACGCATGTTGGTTCATCTAGTGAGCTTCCAACGCCTTCCGATATTCCATCCACTTCTAGTGATGATGTTTCGTCTGTTGATCCTGCACCGCCAACTATTGAGCTTCCTCCACGGGTAAGAAATCCACCTCCCTACCTTCGTGATAATTACCATTGTTATTCCACTATTCTTCAACATCATGAACCACAATCCTATAAGGAAGCATCTGCAGATCCTCATTGGCAGCAAGCTATGCAGGAAGAATTACAGGCATTAGAGAAAACTCACACGTGGGACCTTGTTGATCCTCCTTCTGATAAGACTCTTGTAGGATGTAAGTGGGTTTATAAAATAAAGACTCTCTCTGATGGATCTATCGAGCGTTATAAAGCTCGTCTTGTGGCAAAAGGGTTCACTCAAGAGTATGGTATTgattatgaagaaacatttgCCCCTGTTGCACGCATCACATCAGTTCGAACTCTTCTTGCCATTGCTGCTACTTGCAAATGGAGGCTCActcaaatggatgtcaaaaaTGCTTTTCTCAATGGCGAGTTAGAAGAAGAGGTTTACATGCGTCCTCCTCCAGGTTATACTTGTCAGGAAAACAAAGTGTGTCGCCTTCGTAAGGCTCTCTATGGTCTCAAACAAGCACCTAGAGCTTGGTTCTCTAAATTTCACAAGACTATCACCAAGTTGAATTTCTCCTCAAGTGCTCA from Trifolium pratense cultivar HEN17-A07 linkage group LG1, ARS_RC_1.1, whole genome shotgun sequence includes these protein-coding regions:
- the LOC123919743 gene encoding uncharacterized protein LOC123919743, whose protein sequence is MVECHNCMKKGHMASNCCRYCKTAGHLIQNCPTRPPRSNQNKNQHRHNSSRSVITTDAAANGFLESSQSALSITNIQSLLRQLLPSGNTPAALSTTPGSTDWTTHRDWT